CGACGGTTCCCCAGAAATAAGGAACGGTATATTCATTATCCGGGTCATATTCTAGATTTTTAAAATCGTCCATTATATTTGAATAATTCGGGATATTTGAATAATCAATTTTCGCGAGCATATTCTCTTTGACCATTTTTTCAATCATATAATCGGAAGGAACGATTACATCGCATTTTGCTCCGCCGGATTTGAGCTTGGCATATAACTCCTCATTGGTAGCGAAATTGCGGTATTTGACTTTAATTCCGGTTTCCTGAGTGAAAAGCTTTATCACGTCATCCGCCGCGTCGACATCGGCGCCGGTGGACATATACTGTCCCCAGTTGTATACGACGATTGTGTTGGCATCGTCTCCGCAGGATGCAAGCGGGAGGGCGACGGATACGCAAAGCGCACAGATAATTAAGACAGAGAGAAGTTTTTTCAATTCAGTTGAGCCTTTCTTTATATTATTTTTGTTTTTCATTTTCATAAGCGAGCTGAGATTTTCTGCTTGCTCTTGTATCCTTTAAGTTCATAAGCAGCAGAGTGAGAATGACTATGATGAACAATAACGCGCTGAGTGCATTTATGGAAAGCGGTATCGGCTTTTTTAAAAGGCCGTAGATATAAATCGGAAGTGTCTGAAAAGTGCCGCTCGTAAAATAACTGATGATGAAATCGTCAAGTGAAAATGTGAAGGCCATTAAAAATCCCGCGAAAACGCCAGGAAATATCTCCGGCAAGACAACTTTACGAAAAGCCGCAGACGGCACGCAGCCGAGATCGAGCGCCGCCTCATACAGGTTTACGTTCATATTCCGTATACGTGGCATTACATTCAAAATGACGTAAGGCGTATTGAATACGATATGCGCAAGCAGCACCGTGACAAAGCCGAGATCGAGTCCGAGAGGATCCATGATGAATACAAAAAGCAAAAGCAGCGAAACACCCGTCACTATCTCCGGATTTATAATCGGAAGATTTGATACATTCATGACGACACCTTTAACGCGTTTGGACAGGTTGTGTATTCCTATTGCCGCGGCGGTTCCCAGTATTGTCGCCGCGACAGAAGAAAGCACGGCGATTAAAAGCGTGTTAAGAAGCGCCTCCATCAGTA
The Oscillospiraceae bacterium genome window above contains:
- a CDS encoding ABC transporter permease; protein product: MKKLISKIYLGIVFLFLYAPILVMIFFSFNSTKSKTIFSGFSFRWYEALFRDEILMEALLNTLLIAVLSSVAATILGTAAAIGIHNLSKRVKGVVMNVSNLPIINPEIVTGVSLLLLFVFIMDPLGLDLGFVTVLLAHIVFNTPYVILNVMPRIRNMNVNLYEAALDLGCVPSAAFRKVVLPEIFPGVFAGFLMAFTFSLDDFIISYFTSGTFQTLPIYIYGLLKKPIPLSINALSALLFIIVILTLLLMNLKDTRASRKSQLAYENEKQK